In one window of Dromaius novaehollandiae isolate bDroNov1 chromosome W, bDroNov1.hap1, whole genome shotgun sequence DNA:
- the LOC112980271 gene encoding arylsulfatase K isoform X1 encodes MCGGGPAGPGGLALLLLAAGRLAAAGPPRPSVVLVACDSFDGRLTFYPGNQTVALPFINFMKKYGTIFLNAYTNSPICCPSRAAMWSGLFPHLTESWNNFKGLDPGYVTWMDLMQKHGYHTQKYGKLDYISGHHSVSNRVEAWTRDVDFLLRQEGRPTVNLTGSKTRMRVMEADWQNTDKAVNWIKEEAINFTQPFVLYLGLNLPHPYPSPSTGENFGSSTFLTSPYWLEKVTYEAIKIPKWSSLLEMHPVDYYSSYTKNCTGEFTKQEVRNIRAFYYAMCAETDAMLGEIISALRDTGLLKRTVIIFTADHGELAMEHRQFYKMSMYEGSSHVPLLVMGPGIKQQQQISNVVSLVDIYPTMLDIARIPVLQNLSGYSLMPLLLEVAENEVSSRRPRPPWVLSEFHGCNVNSSTYMLRTDKWKYITYSDGHSVLPQLFDLSADPDELKNVAMKFPVVAHSLDKILHSIVNYPKVSSSVQEYNKRQFINWKQSLGQNYSNVIANLRWHQDWLKEPKKYEDAIDKWLSQKQH; translated from the exons GATGGACGCTTGACATTTTATCCGGGAAATCAGACTGTGGCCTTGCCTTTCATAAATTTTATGAAGAAGTATGGCACCATCTTTCTCAATGCCTATACCAATTCTCCAATCTGTTGTCCTTCCCGTGCAG ctatGTGGAGTGGTCTTTTCCCTCATTTAACTGAATCTTGGAATAACTTCAAAGGCCTAGATCCAGGTTATGTAACGTGGATGGATCTCATGCAGAAGCATGGCTACCACACACAGAAGTATGGGAAACTAGACTATATTTCTGGACATCATTCAGTGAG TAACCGTGTGGAAGCCTGGACCAGGGATGTTGACTTCCTGCTCCGACAAGAAGGGAGACCCACGGTCAATCTTACTGGTAGTAAGACGCGTATGAGAGTGATGGAAGCAGACTGGCAGAACACTGATAAAGCAGTAAATTGGATAAAGGAAGAAGCCATTAACTTTACTCAACCATTTGTTCTTTACTTGGGATTAAATTTACCACATCCATATCCATCACCTTCTACAGGAGAAAATTTTGGATCCTCTACATTTTTAACGTCCCCCTATTGGCTTGAAAAG gTAACATATGAAGCTATTAAAATTCCCAAGTGGTCTTCTCTTTTAGAGATGCATCCAGTAGACTATTATTCATCTTACACCAAGAATTGCACAGGAGAGTTTACAAAGCAAGAAGTGAGGAATATTAGAGCATTTTATTATGCTATGTGTGCAGAGACAGATGCCATGCTTG GTGAGATTATTTCAGCTCTGAGAGATACTGGGCTTCTTAAAAGAACAGTCATCATATTCACTGCAGATCACGGAGAACTTGCTATGGAACATCGGCAGTTCTATAAAATGAGCATGTATGAAGGAAGTTCCCATGTTCCTCTTTTAGTTATGGGGCCAGGcatcaaacagcagcagcaaatatcAAATGTGGTATCTCTTGTGGATATTTATCCTACTATGCTTG ATATAGCAAGAATTCCTGTCCTGCAGAACCTCAGTGGATATTCTCTTATGCCACTGTTACTTGAAGTGGCAGAAAATGAAGTGTCGTCTAGAAGGCCTCGGCCCCCATGGGTATTAAGTGAGTTTCATGGCTGCAATGTGAATTCTTCCACATACATGCTCCGAACTGACAAATGGAAGTATATCACGTACTCAGATGGCCATTCAGTACTACCACAACTTTTTG ATCTTTCTGCTGATCCAGATGAGCTAAAAAACGTTGCCATGAAATTCCCAGTAGTTGCACATTCCTTGGACAAAATACTTCACTCTATAGTAAACTATCCAAAGGTTTCTTCTTCTGTTCAGGAGTATAATAAGAGACAATTTATCAATTGGAAACAAAGTCTGGGTCAGAATTACTCAAATGTTATTGCCAACCTCAGGTGGCATCAAGATTGGTTAAAGGAACCAAAAAAATATGAGGATGCAATTGACAAGTGGCTCAGTCAAAAGCaacactaa
- the LOC135324475 gene encoding probable G-protein coupled receptor 150 — MEDPFSPSSPAAVPNVSSVPEPAGGLNLSAPGGQWPLPSRRARAASAGAVLLLALVGNCLVLRRLGCCGCCGRGRRRRRKMDFLIAHLALADLCGCGLALLPRLAAELRGPGWPPGAAACRLLPLLQGCGPLASAHVLVLLALERHHVVRRPARPPLPARGLAALGWLLAPLLALPQAFVFRPAPRPGGPRCRSIFEELPRWHGLAYAAYGAATGFVAPACLLGWAYGRILLAVWAARGHKAAAGSGRRYAGPPPGLGGCGMPRARARTLQLTLVLIALFALCRLPRCAMELGLASAPARPGARGAREALAALGIVAAANSALNPFAYLLFQSHRPWARRLQRGLCGAGPGGACCCPGLEAEPRRRATHRAPHRPRRRPPADAAPADPSAAISGPPDPGAATADAAISGPATPGAATAGAAISGPATPGAAISEPATAAAAVSGPATPPPGAAAESRC, encoded by the coding sequence ATGGAAGACCCCTTCAGCCCGAGCAGCCCGGCAGCCGTGCCCAACGTCTCCAGCGTCCCGGAGCCAGCAGGCGGCCTCAACCTCTCCGCCCCCGGGGGGCAGTGGCCGCTGCCCagccggcgggcgcgggcggcgtcGGCGGGCGCCGTCctgctgctggcgctggtggGCAACTGCCTGGTGCTGCGCCGCCtcggctgctgcggctgctgcggccggggccggcggcggcggcgcaagATGGACTTCCTCATCGCCCACCTGGCGCTGGCCGACCTCTGTGGCTGCGGGCTGGCGCTGCTGCCGCGGCTGGCGGCCGAGCTGCGCGGGCCGGGCtggccgccgggggccgccgcctgccgcctgctgccgctgctgcagggctgcgggcCGCTGGCCTCGGCGCACGTCCTGGTGCTGCTGGCGCTGGAGCGGCACCACGTGgtgcggcgcccggcgcggccgccgctgcctgcGCGCGGCCTCGCCGCcctgggctggctgctggcgcCGCTGCTGGCGCTGCCGCAGGCCTTCGTCttccgcccggcgccgcgccccggcgggccgcgctgccgcAGCATCTTCGAGGAGCTGCCGCGCTGGCACGGCCTGGCCTACGCCGCCTACGGGGCCGCCACGGGCTTCGTGGCGCCCGCCTGCCTGCTCGGCTGGGCCTACGGCCGCATCCTGCTCGCCGTGTGGGCCGCCCGCGGGCAcaaggcggcggcggggagcgggcggcgctacgcggggccgccgcccgggcTCGGCGGCTGCGGGATGCCCCGCGCGCGGGCGCGGACGCTGCAGCTGACGCTGGTGCTGATCGCGCTGTTCGCGCTGTGCCGCCTGCCGCGCTGCGCCATGGAGCTCGGCCTCGCctcggcgcccgcccggcccggcgcccgcggcgcgCGGGAGGCGCTGGCGGCACTCGGCATCGTGGCGGCGGCCAACAGCGCCCTCAACCCCTTCGCCTACCTGCTCTTCCAGAGCCACCGGCCCTGGGCGCGCCGCCTCCAGCGAGGCCtctgcggcgcggggcccggcggcgcctgctgctgccctggcctCGAGGCagagccgcggcgccgcgccaCCCACCGCGCCCCgcaccggccccgccggcgcccccccgccgACGCCGCGCCCGCCGACCCCAGCGCCGCCATCTCGGGGCCCCCCGACCCCGGCGCCGCCACCGCCGACGCCGCCATCTCGGGGCCCGCCACCCCCGGGGCCGCCACCGCCGGAGCCGCCATCTCTGGGCCCGCCACCCCCGGGGCCGCCATCTCAGAGCCGGCCACCGCCGCGGCCGCCGTCTCGGGGCCCGCcacgccgccgccgggcgccgccgccgagaGCCGCTGCtag
- the LOC112980271 gene encoding arylsulfatase K isoform X2, with the protein MWSGLFPHLTESWNNFKGLDPGYVTWMDLMQKHGYHTQKYGKLDYISGHHSVSNRVEAWTRDVDFLLRQEGRPTVNLTGSKTRMRVMEADWQNTDKAVNWIKEEAINFTQPFVLYLGLNLPHPYPSPSTGENFGSSTFLTSPYWLEKVTYEAIKIPKWSSLLEMHPVDYYSSYTKNCTGEFTKQEVRNIRAFYYAMCAETDAMLGEIISALRDTGLLKRTVIIFTADHGELAMEHRQFYKMSMYEGSSHVPLLVMGPGIKQQQQISNVVSLVDIYPTMLDIARIPVLQNLSGYSLMPLLLEVAENEVSSRRPRPPWVLSEFHGCNVNSSTYMLRTDKWKYITYSDGHSVLPQLFDLSADPDELKNVAMKFPVVAHSLDKILHSIVNYPKVSSSVQEYNKRQFINWKQSLGQNYSNVIANLRWHQDWLKEPKKYEDAIDKWLSQKQH; encoded by the exons atGTGGAGTGGTCTTTTCCCTCATTTAACTGAATCTTGGAATAACTTCAAAGGCCTAGATCCAGGTTATGTAACGTGGATGGATCTCATGCAGAAGCATGGCTACCACACACAGAAGTATGGGAAACTAGACTATATTTCTGGACATCATTCAGTGAG TAACCGTGTGGAAGCCTGGACCAGGGATGTTGACTTCCTGCTCCGACAAGAAGGGAGACCCACGGTCAATCTTACTGGTAGTAAGACGCGTATGAGAGTGATGGAAGCAGACTGGCAGAACACTGATAAAGCAGTAAATTGGATAAAGGAAGAAGCCATTAACTTTACTCAACCATTTGTTCTTTACTTGGGATTAAATTTACCACATCCATATCCATCACCTTCTACAGGAGAAAATTTTGGATCCTCTACATTTTTAACGTCCCCCTATTGGCTTGAAAAG gTAACATATGAAGCTATTAAAATTCCCAAGTGGTCTTCTCTTTTAGAGATGCATCCAGTAGACTATTATTCATCTTACACCAAGAATTGCACAGGAGAGTTTACAAAGCAAGAAGTGAGGAATATTAGAGCATTTTATTATGCTATGTGTGCAGAGACAGATGCCATGCTTG GTGAGATTATTTCAGCTCTGAGAGATACTGGGCTTCTTAAAAGAACAGTCATCATATTCACTGCAGATCACGGAGAACTTGCTATGGAACATCGGCAGTTCTATAAAATGAGCATGTATGAAGGAAGTTCCCATGTTCCTCTTTTAGTTATGGGGCCAGGcatcaaacagcagcagcaaatatcAAATGTGGTATCTCTTGTGGATATTTATCCTACTATGCTTG ATATAGCAAGAATTCCTGTCCTGCAGAACCTCAGTGGATATTCTCTTATGCCACTGTTACTTGAAGTGGCAGAAAATGAAGTGTCGTCTAGAAGGCCTCGGCCCCCATGGGTATTAAGTGAGTTTCATGGCTGCAATGTGAATTCTTCCACATACATGCTCCGAACTGACAAATGGAAGTATATCACGTACTCAGATGGCCATTCAGTACTACCACAACTTTTTG ATCTTTCTGCTGATCCAGATGAGCTAAAAAACGTTGCCATGAAATTCCCAGTAGTTGCACATTCCTTGGACAAAATACTTCACTCTATAGTAAACTATCCAAAGGTTTCTTCTTCTGTTCAGGAGTATAATAAGAGACAATTTATCAATTGGAAACAAAGTCTGGGTCAGAATTACTCAAATGTTATTGCCAACCTCAGGTGGCATCAAGATTGGTTAAAGGAACCAAAAAAATATGAGGATGCAATTGACAAGTGGCTCAGTCAAAAGCaacactaa